From the Priestia aryabhattai genome, one window contains:
- a CDS encoding alkyl sulfatase dimerization domain-containing protein — MANITFVKGKTGWIVIDCLTSKETAEEALKLVNHHFGKHLIKAVIFSHSHMDHYGGVLGILPDSSQNKPSKVYAPAGFMDAIIDENVTAAVAMTRRSQYMYGIRLRRDEKGLIDNGIGKEISFGTITLIKGIEEIRPSEHNSYVSKRIDGVSFQFQLTPGTEAPAEMNIYIPSEKSLCIAENCTATQHNLYTLRGAKVRDAAAWARYLQQAIDLFGQELTTLFGVHNWPRFGNQSCIAYIENQRDVYQYIHDQTLRLMNQGYTIDHVGRMMRLPETLSQEWYTNGFYGTVNHNAKAAYLRYMGWYNSNPVDLNKLFPEESAKNM, encoded by the coding sequence ATGGCCAATATTACGTTTGTTAAAGGGAAAACGGGATGGATTGTTATTGACTGTTTAACATCCAAAGAAACAGCAGAAGAAGCGCTTAAACTAGTAAACCATCACTTTGGAAAACACCTTATCAAAGCAGTTATCTTCTCTCATTCCCATATGGATCATTACGGCGGAGTTCTAGGGATATTACCTGACTCATCACAAAATAAACCTAGTAAAGTTTATGCTCCTGCTGGGTTTATGGACGCTATTATCGATGAAAACGTCACGGCGGCAGTAGCAATGACACGAAGAAGTCAATACATGTATGGTATTCGACTGCGACGAGATGAAAAAGGCTTAATTGACAACGGTATCGGAAAAGAAATTTCGTTTGGAACAATTACACTCATCAAAGGAATAGAAGAAATTCGTCCTTCGGAACATAATTCTTATGTGAGTAAGAGAATTGATGGCGTCTCATTTCAATTTCAGCTTACGCCAGGGACGGAAGCACCTGCTGAAATGAACATCTATATTCCTAGTGAAAAGTCTCTGTGTATTGCAGAAAACTGTACGGCGACTCAGCACAACCTTTATACACTCAGAGGAGCAAAAGTAAGAGACGCAGCAGCATGGGCAAGATACTTGCAGCAAGCAATTGATTTATTCGGCCAAGAATTAACAACGCTATTCGGCGTACATAATTGGCCAAGGTTCGGGAACCAATCGTGCATCGCATATATAGAAAATCAACGAGATGTTTATCAGTATATTCATGACCAAACTTTAAGACTGATGAATCAAGGATATACCATTGATCACGTCGGCCGAATGATGAGGCTACCAGAAACCCTATCTCAAGAATGGTATACAAACGGCTTTTATGGAACGGTTAACCACAATGCAAAAGCAGCTTATCTGCGCTATATGGGCTGGTATAACAGTAACCCAGTTGATTTAAATAAACTGTTTCCCGAAGAATCAGCTAAAAATATGTAG
- a CDS encoding nitroreductase family protein, with product MSVLDIIKSRRTIGAMQDKDVSEDAINLMLEAGTWAPNHKKTEPWKFRVITGDSRIRLGDEMERIMKQKTAHLSEEEAFKKTTKAKKGPLRAPVIIAVAVSPSGKVPEIEEISAVAASIQNMLLVAEEQGLATIWRTGEIVYQSELNDFLSLEDGDKLLGLIYVGHPNKEGSSKRIPYQDKTIWYR from the coding sequence ATGAGCGTATTAGATATTATTAAAAGCAGAAGAACGATTGGAGCTATGCAAGACAAAGACGTATCAGAAGATGCTATCAACCTTATGTTAGAAGCCGGCACGTGGGCTCCTAACCATAAAAAGACAGAGCCTTGGAAGTTCCGAGTGATTACAGGGGATTCACGTATTCGTTTAGGAGACGAAATGGAACGTATTATGAAGCAAAAAACTGCCCACCTAAGTGAAGAAGAAGCGTTTAAAAAAACAACAAAAGCTAAAAAAGGCCCGCTTCGTGCTCCTGTCATTATTGCTGTAGCAGTAAGTCCTTCTGGAAAAGTCCCAGAAATTGAAGAAATCTCCGCCGTAGCAGCAAGTATACAAAATATGCTATTGGTAGCGGAAGAACAAGGTTTGGCGACAATTTGGAGAACGGGTGAAATTGTCTACCAGTCAGAACTGAATGACTTTTTATCTCTAGAAGACGGCGATAAGCTCTTAGGATTAATTTACGTCGGTCACCCTAACAAAGAAGGTTCATCAAAACGTATTCCGTATCAAGATAAAACGATTTGGTATCGTTAA
- a CDS encoding Glu/Leu/Phe/Val family dehydrogenase, whose amino-acid sequence MSITKTASELKKEQEQEQESLNLFLSTQTVIQEALQKLGYGEEVYHLLKEPLRMMTVRIPVKMDNESVKVFTGYRSQHNDAVGPTKGGVRFHPEVNEEEVKALSIWMSLKCGIVDLPYGGGKGGIVCDPRNMSFGELERLSRGYVRAISQIVGPTKDIPAPDVYTNSQIMAWMMDEYSRLREFDSPGFITGKPIVLGGSQGRETATAKGVTICIEEAVKKKSLNLQEARIIIQGFGNAGSFLAKFMHDAGAKVIGISDAYGALYDPLGLDIDYLLDRRDSFGTVTNLFTNVITNEELLEQECDILVPAAISNQITVRNADRIKASIVVEAANGPTTLEATRILDEKGVLLVPDILASAGGVTVSYFEWVQNNQGYYWSEEEVAYKLRKVMVDSFETIYQIAQENDVDMRLAAYMAGIKKSAEASRFRGWV is encoded by the coding sequence ATGTCCATTACAAAAACAGCTAGTGAATTAAAAAAAGAACAGGAGCAAGAACAGGAATCACTTAATTTATTTTTATCTACTCAAACCGTTATTCAAGAAGCGCTTCAAAAACTAGGTTATGGTGAAGAAGTGTACCATTTATTGAAAGAACCGCTGCGCATGATGACGGTTCGTATTCCCGTTAAAATGGATAACGAATCGGTAAAAGTATTTACCGGCTACCGCTCTCAGCATAATGATGCTGTCGGACCTACTAAAGGAGGCGTGCGCTTTCATCCTGAAGTAAATGAAGAAGAAGTAAAAGCATTATCCATTTGGATGAGTTTAAAATGCGGGATTGTCGACCTTCCGTATGGCGGCGGTAAAGGCGGAATTGTATGCGACCCAAGAAACATGTCTTTTGGTGAACTAGAACGACTCAGCCGCGGCTATGTAAGAGCTATCAGTCAAATAGTTGGACCTACTAAAGATATCCCTGCACCAGACGTCTATACAAACTCTCAAATTATGGCGTGGATGATGGATGAATATAGCCGACTCCGTGAGTTTGATTCTCCTGGTTTTATTACTGGAAAACCCATCGTACTAGGAGGGTCTCAAGGACGTGAAACCGCAACGGCTAAAGGAGTAACCATTTGTATTGAAGAAGCTGTCAAAAAGAAAAGCCTTAACTTGCAAGAAGCGCGGATTATTATTCAAGGGTTCGGAAATGCCGGCAGTTTTCTCGCTAAGTTCATGCATGATGCAGGAGCAAAAGTAATTGGCATTTCAGACGCATACGGTGCTCTTTATGATCCGCTTGGTCTTGATATTGATTACCTGCTTGATCGACGAGACAGTTTTGGTACCGTAACTAATTTATTTACGAATGTGATTACAAACGAAGAGCTATTAGAACAAGAATGTGATATTTTAGTACCCGCAGCAATTTCTAATCAAATTACTGTCCGTAACGCGGATCGCATCAAAGCCTCTATTGTAGTAGAAGCAGCGAACGGGCCGACTACGCTTGAGGCCACGCGCATTTTAGATGAAAAAGGTGTGCTTTTAGTGCCAGATATTTTAGCAAGTGCTGGAGGCGTAACGGTTTCATACTTCGAATGGGTGCAAAATAATCAAGGCTACTACTGGTCTGAAGAAGAAGTAGCTTACAAATTACGTAAAGTAATGGTAGATTCATTTGAAACTATTTATCAAATCGCTCAAGAAAATGATGTAGATATGAGACTAGCCGCTTACATGGCTGGAATCAAAAAATCAGCTGAAGCTTCCCGTTTCCGCGGCTGGGTATAA
- a CDS encoding ChaB family protein, with translation MPYNSLKELPDGVRDNLPHHAQEIYKEAFNSASDEYKKEATAHKVAWNAVKTKYKKDDNDKWVKK, from the coding sequence ATGCCTTACAATTCATTAAAAGAATTGCCTGATGGAGTAAGAGATAATCTTCCTCATCACGCTCAGGAAATTTATAAAGAAGCATTCAACTCAGCTAGTGATGAATACAAAAAAGAAGCTACCGCTCACAAAGTTGCTTGGAATGCGGTGAAAACGAAGTACAAAAAAGATGATAATGACAAATGGGTAAAAAAATAG
- a CDS encoding alkyl sulfatase C-terminal domain-containing protein has protein sequence MGGADNIITKEVWDTLPLKNILELFSIRVDGLKAGACNYRILFAIPDRNEVALTELKHGIFRYLGDTRKKAEVTVTMWQDTLYRLTTTNDHSYSSVIVVQGDKSKWDFFLSCQDSIDTNFNIVTPVSKK, from the coding sequence ATGGGCGGAGCGGACAACATTATCACAAAAGAAGTATGGGATACACTTCCTTTGAAAAATATTTTAGAACTATTTAGCATTCGCGTAGATGGATTAAAGGCAGGAGCATGTAACTACCGTATATTGTTTGCCATACCAGATCGTAATGAGGTAGCTCTCACAGAACTTAAGCATGGAATCTTTAGGTATCTTGGAGATACGCGAAAGAAAGCTGAGGTGACGGTAACGATGTGGCAAGATACCTTATATCGACTCACAACTACAAATGATCACTCTTATAGTTCAGTCATAGTTGTTCAAGGAGATAAATCAAAATGGGATTTCTTTTTGTCTTGTCAGGATTCTATCGATACAAACTTTAATATTGTGACACCTGTTTCTAAAAAATAG